The sequence CCGCGACCGGCGGTGTCGTCAGCACCGGCAGCACCACGCCTTCGCCCAGCGCCTCCTCCAGCACCTGATCCATGTGCTCGACGAGCGCGAACCGCAGCTTCTTGCGCACGTTGTTCGGGATCTCGTGGAGATCCTTCTCGTTTTCCTTCGGCATCACGACGACCTTGATCCCGGCGCGATGCGCCGCGATCACCTTCTCCTTGAGGCCGCCGATCGGCAGCACCTTGCCGCGGAGCGTGATCTCGCCCGTCATCGCGACGTCCTTGCGCACCGGCCGGCCGGTCACGGCCGACGCCAGCGCAACCGCCATGGTGATCCCCGCGGACGGCCCGTCCTTGGGGACCGCGCCCGCCGGCACGTGGATGTGCAGGTCGTGCCGGGAGGCAAACGCCTCGTCGACCCCGAGCCGCCGGGCCCGGGCGCGGATGTAGCTCATCGCAGCCTGCGCGGACTCCTTCATCACGTCGCCGAGCTGCCCGGTGAGCGTGAGCTTCCCGTCGCCGTGCAGGAGCGACGCTTCGACCGTGATGATGTCGCCGCCCTGCTCCGTGTAGACCAGTCCCGTCGCCGCGCCGACCTCGTCCTCCAGTCCCGCGCTGCCGTACCGGAACTTCGGCGGCCCGAGGAACTTGTGGACGTTCTGCACGGTGACTTTCTCCGCGGTCGTTTCCTCCTCGGCGACTTCGCGGGCGATCTTGCGGCAGATCGTGCCGACCTCCCGCTCGAGATTGCGCACCCCCGCTTCGCGGGTGTACTCCCGGATGACATGGCGCAGCGCGTCGTCGGTGAACGACGCCTGCTCCGGCGTCAGCCCGTTCTCCTTGAGCTGCTTCGGCAGCAGGAACTGGGTCGCGATGTGGTGCTTCTCCTCCTCGATGTAGCCGGAGAAGCGGATCACCTCGAGCCGGTCGCGGAGGGCGGGCGGCACGGTGTCCAGGATGTTGGCCGTCGTGATGAACATGACCTCACGCAGATCGAACGGCAGCTCCAGGTAGTGGTCGCTGAACGCGTTGTTCTGCTCCGGATCGAGCGCCTCGAGCAGCGCCGCCGACGGATCGCCGCGGAAGTCCATGCCGAGCTTGTCGATCTCGTCGAGCATGAAGACCGGGTTGCGGCTGCCGGCCGTGCGCATGCCCTGGACGATGCGGCCGGGCAGCGCGCCGACGTACGTCCGGCGGTGTCCGCGGATCTCCGCCTCGTCGCGCACGCCGCCGAGCGACACCCGCACGAACTTCCGGCCGAGCGCCCGCGCGATCGACTTGCCGAGGCTGGTCTTGCCGGTGCCGGGCGGCCCGACGAAGCACAGGATCGGCGCCTTCGACTCGGGCGCGAGCTTCCGCACCGCGAGGTACTCGACGACGCGGTCCTTGGCCTTGTCGAGGCCGTAGTGGTCCTCGTCCAGGATGCTGCGGGCCGCCTTCGTGTCGAGCCGGTCCTCGGTGCGCGTGTTCCAGGGCAGCGCGAGCATCCAGTCGAGGTAGGTACGGACCACGACCGCCTCCGCCACCATCGGCGGCATCTTCTCCAGCCGGCCGAGCTCCTCGAGCGCCTTCTCCTTGACCTTCTCCGGCAGCTTGGCGTCCTCGATCTTCTTGCGGTACTCGTCGACCTCGGCCGTACGCTCGTCCTTCTCGCCGAGC comes from bacterium and encodes:
- the lon gene encoding endopeptidase La; this translates as MSEHKPEQKSELKPEKIQAAPEASKTQEPVTYPSVLPLLPLKGTVVLPGMVVPLGVGRPKSLAALEAALTAERMILLVAQKKDDEEQPEPDGLYTIGTFCRILQVGKQPDGTVQVVVEGLVRGAITEFVHTAPFFNVRAETRPDSTEKPLEIEALMRGVSSQFERYARLSRSVPPEAFMLVMSTEEPGRLADLVAQHLQTRVDTRQRLLEAPPRERLEILSGSLTKEINILELERKIQNRVRKQMEKSQREYFLKEQMKAIQQELGEKDERTAEVDEYRKKIEDAKLPEKVKEKALEELGRLEKMPPMVAEAVVVRTYLDWMLALPWNTRTEDRLDTKAARSILDEDHYGLDKAKDRVVEYLAVRKLAPESKAPILCFVGPPGTGKTSLGKSIARALGRKFVRVSLGGVRDEAEIRGHRRTYVGALPGRIVQGMRTAGSRNPVFMLDEIDKLGMDFRGDPSAALLEALDPEQNNAFSDHYLELPFDLREVMFITTANILDTVPPALRDRLEVIRFSGYIEEEKHHIATQFLLPKQLKENGLTPEQASFTDDALRHVIREYTREAGVRNLEREVGTICRKIAREVAEEETTAEKVTVQNVHKFLGPPKFRYGSAGLEDEVGAATGLVYTEQGGDIITVEASLLHGDGKLTLTGQLGDVMKESAQAAMSYIRARARRLGVDEAFASRHDLHIHVPAGAVPKDGPSAGITMAVALASAVTGRPVRKDVAMTGEITLRGKVLPIGGLKEKVIAAHRAGIKVVVMPKENEKDLHEIPNNVRKKLRFALVEHMDQVLEEALGEGVVLPVLTTPPVAVRRPPSQPSIQA